A genomic stretch from Chiloscyllium plagiosum isolate BGI_BamShark_2017 chromosome 45, ASM401019v2, whole genome shotgun sequence includes:
- the LOC122544001 gene encoding sodium/potassium/calcium exchanger 1-like, protein MATKPIRQRQGERQGERQGERQGERQGERQGERQGERQGERQGERQGERQGERQGERQGERQGERQGERQGERQGERQGERQGERQGERQGERQGERQGERQGERQGERQGERQGERQGERQGERQGERQGERQGERQGERQGERQGERQGERQGERQGERQGERQGERQGERQGERQGERQGERQGERQGERQGERQGERQGERQGERQGERQGERQGERQGERQGERQGERQGERQGERQGERQGERQGERQGERQGERQGERQGERQGERQGERQGERQGERQGERQGERQGERQGERQGERQGERQGERQGERQGERQGERQGERQGERQGERQGERQGERQGERQGERQGERQGERQGERQGERQGERQGERQGERQGERQGERQGERQGERQGERQGERQPHHLGRGDGDVPDTMLTPHNSRITFDLHPNTITAGGGAGGRGSSWRTPLI, encoded by the exons atggccacaaAACCGATT AGACAGCGACAGGGGGAGCGACAGGGGGAGCGACAGGGGGAGCGACAGGGGGAGCGACAGGGGGAGCGACAGGGGGAGCGACAGGGGGAGCGACAGGGGGAGCGACAGGGGGAGCGACAGGGGGAGCGACAGGGGGAGCGACAGGGGGAGCGACAGGGGGAGCGACAGGGGGAGCGACAGGGGGAGCGACAGGGGGAGCGACAGGGGGAGCGACAGGGGGAGCGACAGGGGGAGCGACAGGGGGAGCGACAGGGGGAGCGACAGGGGGAGCGACAGGGGGAGCGACAGGGGGAGCGACAGGGGGAGCGACAGGGGGAGCGACAGGGGGAGCGACAGGGGGAGCGACAGGGGGAGCGACAGGGGGAGCGACAGGGGGAGCGACAGGGGGAGCGACAGGGGGAGCGACAGGGGGAGCGACAGGGGGAGCGACAGGGGGAGCGACAGGGGGAGCGACAGGGGGAGCGACAGGGGGAGCGACAGGGGGAGCGACAGGGGGAGCGACAGGGGGAGCGACAGGGGGAGCGACAGGGGGAGCGACAGGGGGAGCGACAGGGGGAGCGACAGGGGGAGCGACAGGGGGAGCGACAGGGGGAGCGACAGGGGGAGCGACAGGGGGAGCGACAGGGGGAGCGACAGGGGGAGCGACAGGGGGAGCGACAGGGGGAGCGACAGGGGGAGCGACAGGGGGAGCGACAGGGGGAGCGACAGGGGGAGCGACAGGGGGAGCGACAGGGGGAGCGACAGGGGGAGCGACAGGGGGAGCGACAGGGGGAGCGACAGGGGGAGCGACAGGGGGAGCGACAGGGGGAGCGACAGGGGGAGCGACAGGGGGAGCGACAGGGGGAGCGACAGGGGGAGCGACAGGGGGAGCGACAGGGGGAGCGACAGGGGGAGCGACAGGGGGAGCGACAGGGGGAGCGACAGGGGGAGCGACAGGGGGAGCGACAGGGGGAGCGACAGGGGGAGCGACAGGGGGAGCGACAGGGGGAGCGACAGGGGGAGCGACAGGGGGAGCGACAGGGGGAGCGACAGGGGGAGCGACAGGGGGAGCGACAGGGGGAGCGACAGGGGGAGCGACAGGGGGAGCGACAGGGGGAGCGACAGGGGGAGCGACAGGGGGAGCGACAGGGGGAGCGACAGGGGGAGCGACAGGGGGAGCGACAGGGGGAGCGACAGGGGGAGCGACAGGGGGAGCGACAGCCGCACCATTTGGGGAGAGGGGATGGGGACGTGCCCGACACCATGCTCACACCCCATAACTCTCGGATAACCTTTGACCTCCACCCCAACACCATCACTGCAGGGGGCGGGGCAGGAGGGAGAGGCAGCTCCTGGAGAACTCCCCTGATCTGA